The genome window CTGTACGACGCCGGCATCGGCTTTTACCCCCTCAGGGGAAATCATGAGGGTTCCCAGACCGCTGCAGGGGAGTTCCAGACGCTCTATACTCAGACCACCGGCAGCGGGCCGCATGTCTTCGGCGCTGAAAATTTCAGCAGCCCCTTCCCCAACCTGAGCGGCTTGAGTTACTCCTTCGATTACCACAATGCCCGTTTTGTGATCCTGGACCAGTTCACCAGAACCGATGGAACCAGCTATCTGAACAGCACGAACAACAACATCATCGACCAGCTGGGCTGGATCGATGCCCGGCTCTCCACCAGACCCAGGAAAGCCCATGCCTTCGTCTTCAGTCACAAGAACCTGATCGGCCAAAACCACACGGACAGCCTCTTCGGCTCTAACCCCGCGGCCAACCCGGACGCCCAGAATGCGTTCATCGGCAGCCTGGCGGCCCACGGCGTGCGCTACCACCTGGGGGGTCACGATCACGTGCATAATCGTTCGATTGTCGCCAGTCCTGACGGCAGCGCCTTCGTGCAGGACATCATCGCCTCTTCCAACAGCTACAAGTTCTACATTCCGCAAAATCCGAGCAACGACGCAAAGTACAACGTTCCTGGCTTCGGATTCTCCCGGGAAACCCCCATTGCGCAGGAGCTCTTCACCGTCGGCTACTACATCTTCACGGTGGACGGGCCCCGGGTGACCGTTGAGCACTACGCTTCGCCGAACGGCTGCGATGGCGACTGCGATCTCGTCACCACGCCGACCCTCACCTTCACCAAGCGCGAGACCTTCGGTTACAGCCTGAACGGCAGGGAATTCCTAGTGCCTCAGGGAGGAGCTTATACAACAGTTGAGGACAGCTATCACGGGACAACTGCCTGGATCCTGGACGGTATCAACGGCAGCACGGCAACGGATTACGCAAGCCGTCCCCTGACCAAGGCCGTGGACACCGGCTGGACCCCTCGGGACTTGGGGACCCCAAAGCGGAATGACGACCTTGCAAGCGACATCCTTACCCTGTGGGGCATGGCGGACCTCGGCTGTGAGCAGACCGACGTATATACGCTCTCCATGAGCTACGATCATCACGGACAGCCACCGATTCATCTCGGACGCGGGTTGTTCGGCCTTGCCAGCAGGGATCAGGACGGCAATTGGATCAATGCTGTGGATAGAAACTTCGGCGGCGCCAAGAAATTCGTCCTCGGCCCTTGGAAACCCGGCTATGAATTTGGTACCTACGGCATTGACCTGAGAACACATACTGTCTGGGCGATCATCAACTATAATGCCGATTTCGCCGTCGCCCGGTTTCAACAGGAGGGCGGGGAATATCGGGGAGAGGAGCATCGGCAACGAGACGGTCATTCCAAAGACCGTGACTAACTGCAGGTGACTGACAAAAACACTCGGAAACAAGGCACCGGCGTTGTAACACATAATCGGGAACTTGATAGCGTGCCAGTGACAGAACAGGCATTCCCCGACCAGCGTAAAGATAATTATAACTATAACGAGGGGGGCGGCCATGCCCCCCCCGTTTCATCCTTTCAACCCGCCCCAACCACCAGTCCGTGTCCTTGTTCGTGAAAAACAAATTATATTCTTAACACAATTTTAATGTTATCTTCATGCTCCTGTAACAACGAAAGCATAGGATATTTACAATGCTTCTTTGCGATTTTCATATTCACACTACCTTTTCGGACGGTTCGCTGGAGATGAGAAAGACGATCGATCTTTTCGGTCAAGCCGGTTTTGACGTCATCGCCATTACCGACCACGTCGTGAACGGCGATAACGTGATGGGCAAGTTTGCACGTCAGTTCAATCTGTCCATTCGGGACGATAATTTCGATGAATATCTATCCGCAATCCGGGCAGAGGCGGAACGGGCCGGGGAAAAATACGGCATGCTCGTGGTCCCCGGTGTGGAGATCAGCAAAAATTATATATCCAAGGATGAGTCAGCCCACCTTCTTCTTCTGGATATCAAGCAATTCGTTCCGGCCTGCATGAGTTACGACGAGATCTTTCTCGAAGCAAAGCGCCAGGATACCCTGACCGTTGCCTGTCACCCTCACCATACGCCGGACAGGGGGAACAAAGATACGCTCTATCTCTGGAACAACCGCGACCGGTACGCAAAATACATCGATGCCTGGGAGATCGCGAACCGGGACGACGTTTTCAATGTGATCAGCCTGAAGAAATATCCCTATATCGCCAACAGCGATTTTCACAAGGCGCACCACCTCTACTCGTGGAAGACCCTGCTGAACTGCGAAAAGAACGTTGAATCCGTCAAGAACTGCATTCGGCACAATAAAGGAGTCGCGATAACGCTCTTCAGGAATTGAACGATGAAAAACCACTCGATAAACATGCATCATCATACAGGAGGAGCCACATGACCATATTTGCCCTATGTGCGGCGATCTCAATGGCAGGGATCATTCTCTACCTGCTTCAGGTTGGAGCAACTCATTCACTCTTGAGAAAGAGGCCGAAATCAGACGCCCGAGCAACTATGGATTATACCCCGCCGGTATCGATCCTGAAACCCCTTAAGGGACTTGACGACAATCTTTTTGACAACCTCGAAAGCTTTTGCAGCCAGGATTATCCTGAACACGAAATTCTTTTTTGCCTCCAGGACTTCAACGATCCGGCCTACAAAGTAGCAAAAAAAGTTCGGGACAAATACCCCGACCGGGATATTTCCCTTGTCGTTGAGAGGTGCAATGTCGGACTCAATCCGAAAGTAAACAACCTCATCCCAGCCTATCGAAAAGCCCGTCATCCTTACGTGCTCATAAGCGACAGCAATGTCCTGGTGGACAGGAATTACCTGAAGGAGATCATGAGGCATACCCAGGACCCCTTGGTCGGGCTCGTCAGCAACCCCATCCATGGAGTCGGCGGACGCAGTCTCGGCGCACTCTTTGAGAACCTCCATCTCAATTCTTTCATTATGGGAAGCGTCAGCTTCCTCGACCGGTTCCTCGGAATGCCCTGCGTTATTGGAAAGTCCATGCTCATGAAGAAGAACGATCTGGAGGCGCTGGGAGGGCTCGCAGCTTTCAAAGATATCCTCGCGGAGGATTTTATCATCGGCCGGGAGATGCAGCGTGCCGGTAAAAAAGTTGTTCTGTCGAACTATCTGATCAGTAATGTCAATGAATACTGGGACATCAAACGCTTCCTGAACCGCCATACTCGATGGGGAAAGCTCCGATGGCAGATCGGCGGGATCAAATATTTTTCTGAAATTCTTGCCAATCCGGTCTTTGTCGCCGTCCTGCCGGTATTGTTCACGGGGCCGTCGCGAGAGGCTCTCTCCTTTGCTGCCATTGTCGGATTGATCAAGATCCTGGGAGATTTCGTGATGGGAAGAAGGATCTCCTCATGGTCCGGGGAACAGGGAGTGCATACGCCGTCACCGTTTACCTACTTTTTATCTCCCCTCAAGGATCTTATCATCGGCATTGTGTGGTTCGTGCCGCTCCTCAGTTCAACAATAGTCTGGCGCGGTAACCGGTATGTTATCGGGAAAGATTCACGGCTTTCGCCCTGTTCGGAGACCGGATTCAGGTCTTGGGGGTACCGGATCACACAAAACATAAGGGCCGGCGCTGCTTAAGCGGGAGGCATCTCCGTTTCAAGCAAGCTCGGCGAAGGGACGATCGTTGCTGTTTCTCTCCCGCTGGAGCCCTCCGGAAATCCACCTCACCACGGCATGCCGAAGGAATCCGTGAAGATTGATATACAGAAAACCAAACGCTGACCACACACCCGGACCGGACACGTCTTGTGGCAGTTACAAAAGCCACTTCCTAAAAAGTATCCGGTACCGTTCGGAATTATTTAACCGACAGATGATAATGTTTCATCACAATGTAACAGAATTGTAACATACTTGTAATAATTCCATGATATAATTTTGCATACTAGAGAAAACATTTAAAACAAGGAGGAATTAAAATGAAAAAAGTATTAGTATTAGCACTCACCGCTGTTCTTGCACTAGCATCCGGTGTGTATGCGGACGAGATGCTGAACGGCGCGGGGGCCACATTCCCTTACCCTGTGTATTCCGCGTGGGCGCATGAGTATAACAAGATCACCGGGATAAAACTCAACTACCAGTCCATCGGCTCAGGCGGCGGGATCAAGCAGATCACCGAACGGACAGTGGACTTCGGCGCATCGGACAAACCGCTCAAGCCGGAAGAGCTGGCCAAGGACAATCTGCTCCAGTTCCCGGCAGTCATCGGCGGCGTTGTTCCGGTTATCAATATCCCCGGGATAAAGGCCGGAGAATTGAGACTCGATTCAGACGCAGTTTGCAAGATCTACCTGGGCGAGATCAAAAACTGGAACGATCCGAAGATCAAAGAGATGAATCCTAAGCTCAACCTCCCGGCCAGTGAGATCACCGTGGTCCACCGCTCCGACGGGTCCGGTACGACGGCGATCTTCACGGATTATTTAAGCGATGTGTGCCCTGCCTGGAAGGAAAAGGTCGGCGCCGGAACCTCGGTAAGCTGGCCCGCAGGCATCGGCGGCAAGGGGAACGAAGGTGTGGCCAACTACGTACAGCAGCAGAAGAACTCGATCGGGTACGTGGAATTCGCCTATGCCAAGCAGAACAACCTCAGCCATGCGATCCTTAAGAACCTTGCAGGCACCTTCGTGGAACCGAGCTTTGAGAGCTTCGAGAATGCGGCCGCAACGGCCGGTTTCGATCCAACGAAGCATTTCTACCTCTGGTTGAACAATGCGCCGGGCAAGAAGGCATGGCCCATCGCAGGCGCCACGTTCATCCTTCTCGCCAAGGAGAAAAAAGATTCAAACATGAAGGTGGTAAAATTCTACGACTGGGCGTTCAAGAACGGCGACAGCAAGGCAAAGGAACTGGTCTATGTCCCCCTCCCAAAATCGCTGAAAGCCAAGGTTG of Nitrospirota bacterium contains these proteins:
- a CDS encoding metallophosphoesterase; the protein is MKKLLRINNEYALALTLALVMFFAATSAFAGPWKFGVMSDTQWKANVDGENPETVAVGIINQLNTQFINHDVKFVIQVGDLVDKETNSPNGLPLDRTIDTRAAAAQPLYDAGIGFYPLRGNHEGSQTAAGEFQTLYTQTTGSGPHVFGAENFSSPFPNLSGLSYSFDYHNARFVILDQFTRTDGTSYLNSTNNNIIDQLGWIDARLSTRPRKAHAFVFSHKNLIGQNHTDSLFGSNPAANPDAQNAFIGSLAAHGVRYHLGGHDHVHNRSIVASPDGSAFVQDIIASSNSYKFYIPQNPSNDAKYNVPGFGFSRETPIAQELFTVGYYIFTVDGPRVTVEHYASPNGCDGDCDLVTTPTLTFTKRETFGYSLNGREFLVPQGGAYTTVEDSYHGTTAWILDGINGSTATDYASRPLTKAVDTGWTPRDLGTPKRNDDLASDILTLWGMADLGCEQTDVYTLSMSYDHHGQPPIHLGRGLFGLASRDQDGNWINAVDRNFGGAKKFVLGPWKPGYEFGTYGIDLRTHTVWAIINYNADFAVARFQQEGGEYRGEEHRQRDGHSKDRD
- a CDS encoding PHP domain-containing protein, whose product is MLLCDFHIHTTFSDGSLEMRKTIDLFGQAGFDVIAITDHVVNGDNVMGKFARQFNLSIRDDNFDEYLSAIRAEAERAGEKYGMLVVPGVEISKNYISKDESAHLLLLDIKQFVPACMSYDEIFLEAKRQDTLTVACHPHHTPDRGNKDTLYLWNNRDRYAKYIDAWEIANRDDVFNVISLKKYPYIANSDFHKAHHLYSWKTLLNCEKNVESVKNCIRHNKGVAITLFRN
- a CDS encoding ceramide glucosyltransferase; the protein is MTIFALCAAISMAGIILYLLQVGATHSLLRKRPKSDARATMDYTPPVSILKPLKGLDDNLFDNLESFCSQDYPEHEILFCLQDFNDPAYKVAKKVRDKYPDRDISLVVERCNVGLNPKVNNLIPAYRKARHPYVLISDSNVLVDRNYLKEIMRHTQDPLVGLVSNPIHGVGGRSLGALFENLHLNSFIMGSVSFLDRFLGMPCVIGKSMLMKKNDLEALGGLAAFKDILAEDFIIGREMQRAGKKVVLSNYLISNVNEYWDIKRFLNRHTRWGKLRWQIGGIKYFSEILANPVFVAVLPVLFTGPSREALSFAAIVGLIKILGDFVMGRRISSWSGEQGVHTPSPFTYFLSPLKDLIIGIVWFVPLLSSTIVWRGNRYVIGKDSRLSPCSETGFRSWGYRITQNIRAGAA
- the pstS gene encoding phosphate ABC transporter substrate-binding protein PstS encodes the protein MKKVLVLALTAVLALASGVYADEMLNGAGATFPYPVYSAWAHEYNKITGIKLNYQSIGSGGGIKQITERTVDFGASDKPLKPEELAKDNLLQFPAVIGGVVPVINIPGIKAGELRLDSDAVCKIYLGEIKNWNDPKIKEMNPKLNLPASEITVVHRSDGSGTTAIFTDYLSDVCPAWKEKVGAGTSVSWPAGIGGKGNEGVANYVQQQKNSIGYVEFAYAKQNNLSHAILKNLAGTFVEPSFESFENAAATAGFDPTKHFYLWLNNAPGKKAWPIAGATFILLAKEKKDSNMKVVKFYDWAFKNGDSKAKELVYVPLPKSLKAKVEGYWKSNGIQ